In Gossypium hirsutum isolate 1008001.06 chromosome A10, Gossypium_hirsutum_v2.1, whole genome shotgun sequence, the DNA window cacctagaaaaagatcggtggcgactcccttgtttataaaatcgaaagttggttttcaaattttcaagaaatcgcctcaattagcgaccaaagcaaaatttttacgtcgctacaattgGTTTGTAAGGATATTTCAATTATACCATGTTTCCTTTGGATAGTTATCAAGGACACCTTGGTTCTTTTTGTTATTGTATTTCTTAAATTGCAAGAAATGCCAAGAGGTGCCTGTTGGATCTGGTATCCTTAGTATAGTATTTTCATCaatgtatacttgtatttttcaaataaattagtttaataaaatattcattaattaaattaatatcctTTTGTATATTAacctcaatggtttttgcacgcaaaaaaaagtgaaagcaaatattgactcacaAATTATCTAACTTTGAACTAATACTAAACAATATTATATGGTCAGgtcgtaatacaaaaagacaattTGTATTAGTATATAATCTAAACATGTCATTAATCTACTAAGAAACGAgtaaattgattgaaagactaatatgtcgtctatcaagtcctaTTAGGGAAATACATTGTCTTGGGTATTagagtggatgactcccagaagatagagacatagatgtgattgactggaTAGACAGTACATTTgacaggacccaagtagaatagatcctagattcgtttatggatttattcacttttgatATTCATAGTGTGGCAACCTTAATCTTGAGTGAATGACGTGCTATATATGCATGACTCGTTTACTTTGATGTAAATGATAGTCTGAGTTAAAAAAGATAAGAAACAAAAAGTTGGCACATTGAttatacgacttctgcagtatgtagcatcattacacaacagtggaattcatagtccaaaaaaagataaatgatatcttctcattagTATTACATGATAGATAAAAAGTAAACATAGCCACAAGTCATTTGTCtttgtaataaataatttaattactatttgatagtaatttgcACGGAGAAATGAGAGAAGTCTTTTTGTACCTACAAGGAAAATGTGTTAGAATGCGTAATAGAATAAGAAAAGCTAAAAACAAAcgaaatcaaagaaaataaactacCTAGTAGAAAACccgaaataataataaaaaacaacttgaattttttgTTTAAAGTGCTCCTGATGTGctaaaatcatgaaaattaaaCTAAAGTTTCTTTATACGATAAATATAAGATCTAAAAATTTTGGGCACGAAATTCAAtccacaaaatattttttatttttttttctctttccttgattttgcaatttttttctttttttttgaaaaatattttttaatgtaccAAAGTGTTAAGAAATAGTATACAAATATTCAGATGAATTTGAATTCGTTTATCCAACGAAATCAatgttttttcaaaaatttttaggGTAAAAACAAGTTTTTTTTAGAGGTTGTTTAACCAAAATAGGTGAAAATAGTTTATTTAACATAAAGAAACAATTTTAAAACACCAAAATCCAATAAagattatatttaagttgtttGACACGAGAAAATTCAAATCTAATCTTAAAAAAGAAAACCAATAAAATTTAGGAAAAcagagaaaatttttatttattaattctaatttcccgttcaatttatttcattattgttAACTTGACAAACgaatgaagtaaaaaaaaaatgagaaatgaatgaatataaaaattcaaataaacctATAACTTACAATACTAATTTTAGTATACATTTTCAAGTTAAAGAATATTAAAGTATGGAATTCTGGGAGGGTAATAGCAACTTAATTGACTGTGGGAGGCCAATTTGAATTTTCAATCAACTTATTTCTTTCTctgtcattaaattttttttgttttcctagttaaatacttttttttaaattaaaagattaagttaatattttttataggtttgaaaaaaattaaatattaaaaaattttatcattacacTTAAAGACATTATCAATATAATTTCAACTTAAAGagataaaatttcttattaaatttaaaatttttataagtggAGTTGTCAAATCAGTTAAATTATCAATTTCTGATTTAATCGGTCAAGTTGgcgtaaaattattaaaaaaattcaaaatataaaaatattaaactagatGATATAAATTCATAAGTTAATTAACTTTTTACCTCTCGTCAAATTGATAcccaattaattttttatccaaTCAATTCATGGTTGAAACAACGTTCAAGAAATTAGGGGTGTTCAATTAGTTAACCGACCGAACtaccattaaccgaattaaccgatcCTTTTAAACTCTTAACTGTTAactaaacaaattttttttcaaaaaaatttaaccgaaccgaACTTTTTCAGTTAATCTGGTCGATTAACACggaattaaccgaaatttatattttttttatttttcgttaAAATTAACCGACTTAACCAACCGATTAATTTATATACCGAATTAATTTGATTAACTGGCTGATTAACCAAATTTAATTAGTTAACTATATTAATTCGATTTTACCCGAAATTTGCACACCATAGAAGAAACTtcttaaataatagaaataatagttACTCACATGCAAGTGATGCGATGGGGCAAGACACACACTAAATTAACTATTTACAAGTACTTCTTAAGAATAGCATCTGCTTCTCCTTCAAATTCGTACGAACACTAATTATAAAATTCCAATCCTAAATCTATAACGTTCTGAATCTGCAAAAGATGAATAGAATATTTACTGATATCTGTATTTGTACTATTTATTATCATTACTaacattaataaacaatacaattAACTATATTTTTCTTAGGTCTCCCACGTGAATAATtcgtaatatataaataaagattTATTTAGTTCTCAAGTGTACTTGCAAATTGTAAAAACATCATTTGAATGTTGATCTAAAAAAATATCAGATCAAACCAAAAGGTTTATATTTGCTAACTTGGAAGCTGATGCTAGCTCTACCAAAAACTGGGGTCAACAACAGGCCAAGtccttttatttttgttaacGAACAGGCAAATGGTTCGTGAACTATCCTAGTCTCGAGGTGTTGGGGCAATTTTGATGGCTTGCAGCAAAGTTTTTGGAGTCTTATGGAGCCATGTGTTGAATTTAGTGCAGTCTAATGTTGCTGATATTTGAGCTGGCTCGCGCTGACCTGCTCATGTTATGCCAGTGCATTCCTAGTGTCCTTCTCCTTTgcctttttaataataattttgtctttacttttgaagaaaaaaatcaatctttattaaaaaaaatattaagatgtgaaaaaccctagcttttttttttttttggtaatttgaaAACCCTAGTATAATTAGCGAACGAATATAATTAAAGCTAAAAGTGTTACTTGTCTTTGATGTATTAAACCAATAAATCATGTGTTAGCTGCGATAGTAAGTTATATTATAGTATTTTTAAAAAGAAGATTtaaccataaattttgaaaagattaaatttttatataccaTGAATATAAACGATTATTTGATTTcataaaaacgagacaaaattaTAGACATCCATCATCATggttaatatattaattttattttaaatagatacatataattttatgtatcatttttatttaaatatttatttttacttccCTAAAAAGTTATTTATTTGTACCTCGCCAATAAAATAACAAAGTTGATATCTtactaattttgatattttaggtaTAAATTTCgtatattttttaacttaatttagatttaaatatattttaatttttatccccTCTTGtatctatttaattttaattttagatatTCCAACATATACTTTTTATGATTATATCTATACTCGTAATTATAAACTTCTTACTTAAAACAGTACTTATTATTGGTTCGATTtccaagaaaattaaaaaaaaaagaaattacttTCACTTGTCTGATGCTAATTATATGTTcgtacaaaaaaatttaaaagctttATGCAAGTAAAACCTTGAAGACCAACACAACAAAAGCCACTGACAATACTGTATTATTCATCAACAAAAAGAAAGAGCTAAAAAGCCTAAAACCATagtgtgtacatatatatatgtatatgtatatacacaCAATATCTAAAATGATGTGTGAGATATAGGAAAAACATGAAGAGGGATTTTCTTGTTAACTGTGAGGCCGTAGAGCTCAGTCATATCCAAGTTGTTAGCAATTTGACCAGCAGGCAACTTCCAATCAAACCAATATAGGAGGTTGGCCATCACATACTCGACAGAAGCAACTCCAAATGGCATCCCAGGGCACATCTTTCTTCCGAAACCAAAGGGGATAAGGTGAAAATCTTGACCTTTGAAATCAATGGAGCTATTCTCGAACCTCTCTGGTATGAACTCTTCTGGTTTTTCCCACCATTTGGGATCTCTCTGAATGGCCCATGCATTAATCAAGACCGTGGTATCTGAAGGAATGTGGTAATCTCCCAATTTGATACTCGCAGATGTTCGTCGAGGAGCTAGAAGAGGAGCTACCGGATGCAATCTTAAAGTTTCTTTGATTACACATTTTAAGTATTCCATTTTACTGATATCTTCCATATCCACCTTCGACTTGTTTCCCACCACATTTCTCACTTCTTCTTGGACCTTTTTCATTGCATTTGGATGCTTTAAAAGCTCAGCCATCATCCATTCGGTTGTGGTTGTAGAGGTATCAGTTCCTCCTACAAACATGTCCTGAGTTTAtcaaaattaaacatttcaaatcaaaccaaggcccagaaaaagaaaaagaaaaaaaaaataatggaaacaATGTTGAATAATAACCAGTAAGATTGCTTTGATGTTGTCTTGAGTGAGGTCCATCTCATACATGCCATCCTTTTGGAGTTGCATAATGATAGAAACGAAGTCCTTTCTATCGGAAACTTGATCATCGCTTTCAAGAGCTCTATGCTCCCGAATTACCTGGTCAAAGAATGCATCAAATTCCGCGTTTACTGCTTTCAAACTTGGAATATATCCAGTAACCACATCTAGCCACCTCAAGTAAGGAAACATATCGCCAATACAGAAACTTGTGAAGAGAATCATCAACCTTTTGGCCAACTTCCCAAACTTGCTGCACCCATCTTCATCTTCACTTTTGTGACTAAGAACACATCGAGACACTATGTTACTTAAAACGGACGTAAGCATCTCTGACAAATTAATAGACTGTCCTTTAAGAGAAGCACTACGGATTTTGTTGATAAGAAGTTCAACTTCTTCGTCTCTAACAAACTGAAAGGAGTGCACTCTTCGATGGCTGAAAAGCTCAACAACACTGATCTTCTTAACTTGTCTCCAGTACTCACCGTAGGGTGCAAAAGCCATATCCTTGCATCCGTAGAACAAGATATCTACAGCTGTGGTCCTTGGTCGGTTGGAGAAAACAATGTCATGGTTCTTCACAATTTCTCTAACGATGTCAGCTGATGAAACCACTACAGTCGGGTTATACCCCAACTGTAGAAGCAAGAGAGAACCATATTTCCTAGAGAGGTCTCGGAGAGAGCGGTGGGGAAGTTTGCCAAGTTGATGGATGTTGCCAATAATTGGTAGCCTTGGGGGTGATGGAGGCAAATTAAGTGTTTTCCTTTTTGCTAGTTTAAGCCAAATCAAAAGCGAGAAAAGGAGAATCATAGATAGAAGCAATGGTTTGCTGGAAAGTATAGCAACATTCAACAGCTCCATTTGCAAAGCTAATGTTGAAATTTCTTCACTACTTTGCCCTTTTTATAGACTAAAGACGCTTAGATCTCGGGTAAATTTATTTTCTCCACTGCATGATTCCCTAGCCTTGGCATCTTTTTTCATTATTacgttttctaaaaaaaaattaaataaaacaatgccACGATCTTTAAAAATCGAATTCAcatggttgatatatatataatacacctGTCCATGCGTCCGACCTGACTCATAGACTCGCCCAAAAAGTGAGaagatttgagtaaaaatatagaccCAAAAATTAGATTTGGACAAAAATAAGACCTGTTTAAAAACTAGGTTACGCTTCAAGCAAGGCTTTTTGGCTCAAGCTTGACTTGAATTTACAAATCTTCTTCTTGCTATTTTTACTGTTATTCTATTGTTGTTTTctcactattttgctaccatttcactattatgttgctactattgtgttgttattgtttggatattatataactcttgttttattgttaattttgttactatttgaaagacatttgcttattaaattgcacttatcttagtgttatttaagtataaattttttttttatttttcagttgttgggaaacatttattttaatatttttagtacttttgatgtattatattttttaaaaaaataatataaaaaaattcaatacgAGTAAACTGAGCTAGACTcagattttaacatttttattcgaactaagcttaaataaaattttaagtccaTTTTTCAAATTGGGCTCAAGCCTAACAAACGGGCCTAATATATTAGTTGGGTCTGGCCTAAACCCAACCCTGCCATGGACACCCCTTTCTCTATACATATATCCtctaatgcctatgttatattattttttatttctttcaaaaaatttattttattatttaagtgattttttattttatataattaatttaagcaatcattatatattaaagataattaaaatatataatttatttttaaaaaattataattataattataattaaattaattgtaataTTAAAAGTTTATACCTTTAGGATGTTTAAAGATAgtaacttttattattaatttttattgttttgatctccataaaaagaattgatataaataacttaattttattatcaatgcattaaataataaaaaataatttatctcaTCATATCTTAAAATCAATAGTTTTTAGGTATTAAAACGCATTTACCCTTTATTAAAGGAATGAAATGAATTACGAgtaattttaagtattgtattaatttaaaaacttttaaatacttcaaaaataataataatttaaaattgaaaaaaaatgcgCTAGaagaaactgaaaaaaaaattataaaataaataaagtggattagaattttaaaagaaaattaaaaatagtttaaattataaagaaagaaaatctacttgtttatttttaaaaaaaattaattatatttaaatattttaattaaattagagaagttattatatatgaatgagtgtataataatatttgaatgtATTTCAAAGTTGAGTATGTGGTACTATTTTTTTTGTGCTTAAAACTTATGAATTTTAGGATCATTCTAAtgtaaataagtccctaaataatcatgtcattttgaattttaaaagagTTAATGTACTAAATATAACATCCCTTACTCGGTCCGGTCGTTGAACCCGAGTAATAGAATGTTACAGACAAATACGAATTTTTTACATACAAATTAcaattcaaaatatcaattaATTATCAAACAATTCATAAATAATCGTGTTAACATGTGATTCAATCAATTTTGAGTTAATATCGAGATTACGAAAGCTTAATACCAACCCGATAGCAAACAATGATCAGTTTGAAACTAAAACAAAAAGCAGGGAAAaaaagggtcacacagccgtgttccCTGACCATGTGGAAAAGCTAAAGTCGTGTGGAAtaggacacacgactgtgtagaCAAACCGTGCAATAGACTGATGTTGTGTGGTGCTGGAGTCACACGGCTGTGCGAACAACCGTGTACACTCTTCAAGGTCGTGTGGGTCTAAAGTGTAAATGTTCAAAAATatgtcacatggtcgtgttgctaggccatgtaacaaacTATGACCATGTGCACCAAAATCACCTAAAAACTTACAGACCACATGGTCCTACCCTATGCCCGTGTATAGCATACAGTCGTGCATCAGGCAGTGTGTACCTAGACTTACCTTTCAATATAGGATTTCTATCTTAACTCACTCAGGCAACAAGCAACCCTTTTAAACCACATTCAACTAATTTAATAGCATCaaaatcaaccaaaaaaaaaacatcatttaaAACAACCATCTtaaatgcctaaccaatatgccacatttgGCATCTCAGTTCACAATTCAAAATCATCCAAGTTATCTCATTCAACCATAACAATATGCCTTCTAAGGCACCTCAAACAAACACATCAATCTAACACCAAACTAACCattcaaaacaatttcaaattGACTCCTATTCAAATTCATATCTTATGCACTAAAGCTTCCAAACCATTTCAAGCATAATATAAGCATATGAGTCACTTTTACACAATCTATTTTATAACACATTACCTAGTTATCATTTAAGCTATCAACCATTGAAAAATAATGAGGCGGATGAATGCGGAAGTAGATCGTAAAGTTTATTTAAGTCAcgaatttgacttagggctctagacgttcaGAAATAAATTTGGATTTCAACCTAAAAAGCAATCAAATCCAaatcaaataagataaataaaataaatcaaagattaaaacaataaggaagaaaataaataagatagATGGAAAGAAAAAACATGGTAggtaaaagtcctaagaagccttggaaacacgaaaaATCCGCAACtcccttcaagcggctctaatttccccttcaagatagaaaccttggcaagaaaaagtttgaagatgatcctcacaatctaaaaagattgttaaaaactcttctaaaagaaactcaagagaaattcttgaaaagaaaaactcaaagagaatttattaactcaaaagagaaatagaataatagTCAATTGTCTaaattgtgtacaatgcaaaggcctacATAAAAGCTAGCTAAATAagtctaaataaaactcttaagtacactagaactctaatttaatctaaacaataagtagttttaaactaaacttttttgttaacataaaactcctaaataacttagaatatttaataattataaaaaatttggaataaaataataagagttgaTAAAAACAATATatggctcatatataataaaaattaagcccaaaacTTGAATCCagtatgatttaaactcgaattaaaagcccgaaactcgTAACTCCCATCATAATCTCGTTCAGAAATTCTACTAGTGCAGTATTCAATAAAACGATCATAACTTCAACTCTcgaactcaaaattgagtgattcaaaatgcatttcgaagctaagagatagatcttcaaacgCCATGAGCCAtcttgtaacactccaaacccggcctagaagttatggccgaatttggcgatgtcacatggaatgggatTCGAAAATGAGTTTGTCGAGTTAAAACCATTCCAGTTAATTAGCTTTTATCTTAATTCAAAGTAAAATAAGTGTTCTTTGTTATAACTAAAATCGTATCTTTTTAGCAGAAGCTTTGAAAACGTTTATTTTTGGAAAACCGTTcatgttgcaagaaacatttgttTTTAGcaaaaattgagtttttattgTCTAGTCGTACTAAAGCCGTAAAGCAGTTAAAAATccaaaattcaaaaccaaacagTCCAAAGTCCCAAAATTACACAACAAAAACCCGAAATAATGTAAATTCAAACTGAATCAAAGTAGTACGAAATAGTGGTGGTCACCATCAAGTACTCTGCCACACCGATCCGtctaagactggggattacctatacatgtaacacccctatctcgtAATCGTTGCcgaaataggtaaggggcattaccagacagacagaacatttcagactAATTCAGAATTACAGATATCACATAGCATTAATACATACGCAATTATCAACAATTTATCCCTCAtaatggtctacgagacctaaaaacATACTTTTAAAGAcaatcgggactaaaccgaacacattcctAAATTTCAGAACtcgaaaaaattttcaattctgttgaggtcacacgcccgtgtgaccaggccgtgtgcctcacacgagcatcagacacgcccatgtgatccaATCGTGCTAGAACAGAGTATAAATATTGACTTTAACACACAGCCAacagacacggctgtgtgctatggccgtgtgatacttagctagctactgactttaacccacggccatatgacacgcctaagtgtcttaaccgtgtggtcttaagaggttactgctttgcatacacggccacaaggcacgcccgtgttccctgaccgtgtggcacaatgcaggcttggtttaagccaacttgccaccctatTTTGagtcattcctacaagcaatattaaacaacatttataccaaaatttccagccaatttcatgcttaaaatgATCAAATCATATTAGATCACAAAACATTACAAGCATACACCATTTGGCATCaccaaccaaataccaaaactgTACACAAACATATCATATGCtggccaactctcatggcataacatatatacatatcaaagcttaaaacataaacattttagcctatacatgccatacttaaaaatatttacactttcaaaagtaccaaaatgagttcgatagtatggtgacaatcctcgactatccccgagccttcagtagctacgataactgtaaaatggacagaaatcacacagagtaagctacaaagagcttagtaagccaaatacaattggttaatttaaaataatttgaataaaaatttagtaaaacttttaatattttaatttaataattaaaaataacaaattaatataatatcaacaattaataaaaatatttatttataaaaaaaagtaaatttaacctttttaatttcaagtctttcttttattaaataaaaaatttatgttaatttatcaatttttaatattttataaatttatttattgttaaatattaaaataaaatttttgaaattctagtattcctattgaaatttattttccaACCACCAAAATCAATATTAAGCAATAAAAATTaaggaataaattatattagcatcatgtaaaatttaagaaataaaatttaaccttttagGCATCAATAAAATAGTGTCacgttattaaattttaaagataataaagTATTATTAGACACTCATGTATATCTAATATATTctccaatttaatttaaatttaattaaattacttaaaataattaatttttaaaattataaacaaacatcttttctttttttacaaattttaattttttttgtttttatttcataagttaatattttttatttttgtgcaaccaatttttttaaaaaaaattagtaatttttgtGCAATTTTCCCATGTCATTGGCATATAATTTTAGTAATCACTTTACCTTGAACCCCAAGGTTTAGGTTCgaaatttaaggtttaaggtttgggTTTCAAGGTTTAGGTCGAGGGTTTAAGGATTTGAGATTTAGGGTTTGAGTTTAAAGTTCAAGGGCTTgaggtttgggtttagggtttaaggatttGGAGTTATGAATtcgagtttagggtttaaggttcaagattttATATTTAGGATTTAGAGTAAAAAATTATTGAAAGGGGCCATGAATAATGTGGTGGAAatgattcataaaataatttctctatagatgagtgtaataataataatttaatttctttaaaatttgatgatgtggtaaaattttattagtgcctaaaaaattcaatttttagaATAATCTTAAAGTAAGTTATtccttaaaatttaattaaaaatcaaaattaacgATAAATTcagtaaaattcaaaatttagtgaTAAAATTAAACCATACAAAAAAACTTATGCTTTCAATATTCACCATAATAATATAGAGGCAAATATacattttaatctattttaaatttcatacGTATGTTTCTAGTAATAACACATCATTATgtactattttaatttattgtttgatattatattttaattacttatctATGTTATGTTTGTGTTATCTGCCAATTTCTTGAATGGTTGTACCGTAAttcattttgaaaaataaaattacatttaaattcATAGTCcacaattatttaatttaaatttaattaattattttttataataatttgatttaaagaaaaaaatttactacttatttttttatttcattaaattttaatatatgattATAGATTATGTATTTAAAAGCATTGGTTTATATATTTACTCACCGGTCAAGTTAAAATCCATGTCCATGTTAATATGCTTCAATGCATAAagtttaaaattagttataagtCCTCCCcaatccataaataggaggataatatgcttcaacgcactcgaacccacatcctcctgtATTGACAATAATGATACCCATGTTAATCAAGCTACTAAATCGTCAATCTCAAACTTATTTACATCcactaaaaaaaacttatttacataaagtcttaaaataataattattgaatataataaCATCATGTTATAAGTTGAGATTTTTTTAATTGGCTTTTTAGCCTGGTTCAATTGATTATACTGATTCAAAGGTCAACAGATTTGATGTCTCTTTCCGAATTAGTATCTCAACAAATCTAATCCGGATCAAACAACTATGATTCTAAGTATTTACAAATTTAgtcctacttttattttcaagagttTGATcactctatttttttatttaaaaatcagcttttaaattatatataactacgtaacattttaattaaaaagttaacaatattaactatttaaattaattaataatattataaaataaattagacatgaaaattgaaaataatgtGCTAAAGTTGTTTCACACGTTTAAATGTTAGACAGTAGGTATTAAATGTAGTTTTAAATTCTAATACAGTAGTAAATTT includes these proteins:
- the LOC107895927 gene encoding cytochrome P450 71A1, which gives rise to MILLFSLLIWLKLAKRKTLNLPPSPPRLPIIGNIHQLGKLPHRSLRDLSRKYGSLLLLQLGYNPTVVVSSADIVREIVKNHDIVFSNRPRTTAVDILFYGCKDMAFAPYGEYWRQVKKISVVELFSHRRVHSFQFVRDEEVELLINKIRSASLKGQSINLSEMLTSVLSNIVSRCVLSHKSEDEDGCSKFGKLAKRLMILFTSFCIGDMFPYLRWLDVVTGYIPSLKAVNAEFDAFFDQVIREHRALESDDQVSDRKDFVSIIMQLQKDGMYEMDLTQDNIKAILLDMFVGGTDTSTTTTEWMMAELLKHPNAMKKVQEEVRNVVGNKSKVDMEDISKMEYLKCVIKETLRLHPVAPLLAPRRTSASIKLGDYHIPSDTTVLINAWAIQRDPKWWEKPEEFIPERFENSSIDFKGQDFHLIPFGFGRKMCPGMPFGVASVEYVMANLLYWFDWKLPAGQIANNLDMTELYGLTVNKKIPLHVFPISHTSF